One region of Lagopus muta isolate bLagMut1 chromosome 13, bLagMut1 primary, whole genome shotgun sequence genomic DNA includes:
- the MTMR8 gene encoding myotubularin-related protein 8 — protein MEHITTPKVENVKLLDRYTNRKAASGTLYLTATHLIYVDASAEVRKETWILHHHIATVEKLPLTTAGCPLLIHCKNFHVAHFVIGQERDCHEVYTSLLKLSQPVKPEELYAFSYNPKMSKDNREIGWKLIDLKVDYQRMGIPNDYWEITDLNKDYEVCNTYPPEIVVPRAASKATVIGSSRFRSRGRIPVLSYLYKENNAAICRCSQPLSGFSARCLEDEQMLQAIREANPGSPFMYVVDTRPKLNAMANRAAGKGYENEDNYDNIRFKFIGIENIHVMRNSLQKLLEVCETKSPSMSDFLTGLENSGWLRHIKAVMDASVFLAKAVKDEKASVLVHCSDGWDRTAQVCSLASLLLDPFYRTFKGFMVLIEKEWIAMGHKFSHRCGHLDGDPKEVSPVFTQFIECVWQLMQQFPCAFEFNEHFLLEIHDHVYSCQFGNFLGTCHKEREDLKIFEKTHSLWPFLLQKKQELRNPLYRGFTAYKELQPNTLPFSFQFWCGMYNRFDKGMHPKQCVLDHLLSCMNQKIKLEDNASELENKLPFLDGPLPREACFLSKVGCAASKASMLNTPQDYEGEPPPVLTNGISVGDTNVTSDVDQKNKENLANRRDLCLNDSVDVLSSEAKDGKPQHH, from the exons ATGGAGCACATCACCACGCCGAAG gtggaaaatgtgaaattacTGGATCGCTATACAAATAGGAAGGCAGCAAGCGGGACTTTATACCTGACAGCTACCCATCTTATCTATGTAGATGCTTCTGctgaagtcagaaaagaaacatgg ATTCTGCATCATCATATTGCAACTGTAGAAAAACTGCCTCTGACCACAGCTGGATGCCCACTCCTTATTCACTGCAAGAACTTCCACGTGGCTCACTTTGTTATTGGGCAGGAACGTGATTGTCATGAAGTGTATACCTCCTTGCTCAAACTTTCACAACCAG tGAAACCTGAAGAACTTTATGCTTTCTCCTACAATCCTAAAATGTCTAAAGATAACCGGGAGATTGGATGGAAACTGATTGATTTGAAAGTAGATTACCAGCGTATGGGAATCCCAAATGACTACTGGGAAATAACAGATCTTAATAAAGACTACGAG GTTTGCAACACGTATCCTCCAGAAATTGTGGTGCCTAGAGCTGCTAGTAAGGCAACAGTGATTGGAAGCTCAAGGTTCAGAAGCAGGGGGCGGATTCCAGTGCTTTCTTACttatataaagaaaacaat GCTGCCATATGTCGTTGTAGCCAACCCCTCTCTGGGTTCAGTGCTCGTTGTCTGGAGGATGAACAAATGTTGCAGGCAATCAGAGAAGCCAACCCTGGGAGTCCCTTTATGTACGTTGTGGACACAAGGCCAAAG TTAAATGCCATGGCCAACCGAGCTGCTGGGAAGGGTTATGAGAATGAAGACAATTATGATAACATTCGCTTTAAATTTATTGGCATTGAAAACATCCATGTGATGCGGAACAGCTTGCAGAAGCTCCTGGAAG TGTGTGAAACAAAGTCTCCATCGATGAGTGATTTCCTTACTGGGCTGGAGAACTCAGGTTGGTTACGGCACATAAAGGCTGTAATGGATGCAAGCGTCTTTCTCGCAAAG GCTGTGAAAGATGAAAAGGCCAGCGTGTTGGTGCACTGCTCTGATGGGTGGGACCGCACAGCACAGGTCTGCTCCCTGGCTAGCCTCCTCCTGGATCCATTTTATAGGACTTTTAAAGGCTTCATG gtTCTTATAGAAAAGGAGTGGATTGCAATGGGCCATAAGTTTTCACACAG GTGTGGCCATTTGGATGGTGACCCGAAGGAAGTATCCCCTGTCTTCACTCAGTTCATTGAATGTGTCTGGCAGCTCATGCAGCAGTTCCCTTGTGCATTTGAGTTTAATGAACACTTTCTTCTGGAAATCCATGATCATGTCTATTCCTGCCAGTTTGGAAACTTCCTTGGGACCTGCCATAAGGAGCGTGAAGATCTGAA AATCTTTGAGAAGACCCATTCTCTGTGGCCTTTCCTCCTACAGAAGAAGCAGGaattgagaaatcctttgtacAGAGGATTTACAGCTTACAAAGAGCTTCAACCCAACACACTACCGTTCAGTTTTCA GTTTTGGTGTGGGATGTACAATCGCTTTGACAAAGGAATGCATCCAAAGCAGTGTGTTTTGGACCATCTACTGAGCTGCATGAACCAAAAGATAAAACTAGAGGACAATGCATCTGAATTGGAGAAT aaACTTCCTTTCCTCGATGGTCCGTTACCCAGGGAAGCTTGCTTCTTATCTAAAGTAGGATGTGCTGCTTCAAAAGCGTCGATGCTGAACACTCCCCAGGATTATGAAGGGGAACCACCTCCTGTGCTGACCAACGGTATCTCAGTTGGAGACACAAATGTGACGTCAGACGTGGAccagaaaaacaaggagaacCTGGCTAATCGCCGAGACCTCTGTCTTAATGACAGTGTTGATGTTTTAAGCTCTGAAGCTAAGGATGGCAAGCCTCAGCACCACTGA
- the ASB12 gene encoding ankyrin repeat and SOCS box protein 12: MKVVLRRQAKKMSLMDITKIFSMLQPREDEDDGESEELNQVVSEDDYQTLDKLLHQDRYKRVINNRSGWGVPSTPLRLAASKGHLRSLEVLLSHGAEVDSLDVKAQTPLFTAVSNGHLECVKALLEAGAGPSGSIYNNCSPLLTAARDGNVEILQQLLEHGAETNVHARVPEWAANSTACSGPLYLAAVYGHLECFRLLLLYGADPNYNCTDERMIARIKEPKTLLEICLRHSCRREFIKLLLDFGANVYLPNIKKIAPGSEGLELLLQARAHPKSLMSQSRLVVRRILQQAGRAHALRELDIPPVLVSYLQHQP, from the exons ATGAAAGTGGTGCTCAGAAGACAGGCAAAAAAAATGAGCTTAATGGACATCACTAAGATTTTCTCCATGCTCCAGCCcagagaagatgaagatgatggTGAAAGTGAGGAGCTGAACCAAGTGGTATCTGAGGACGATTACCAAACTCTTGACAAGCTCTTGCACCAAGACCGGTACAAGAGAGTGATCAACAACAGGAGTGGCTGGGGTGTTCCCAGCACCCCGCTGCGCCTGGCCGCCTCCAAGGGCCACCTCAGGAGCCTGGAGGTCCTCCTGTCTCATGGGGCAGAGGTGGACAGTCTGGACGTGAAGGCACAAACCCCACTTTTCACAGCAGTCAGCAATGGCCACTTGGAGTGTGTGAAAGCgctgctggaggcaggagcCGGTCCCTCTGGCAGCATCTACAACAATTGCTCACCGCTGCTGACCGCAGCTAGGGATGGGAACGTTGAgattctgcagcagctcctggagcaTGGTGCAGAGACCAATGTCCACGCCAGGGTGCCTGAGTGGGCTGCCAACTCCACTGCTTGTTCTGGTCCGCTTTACCTCGCGGCTGTCTATGGGCACCTGGAATGCTTTAGGTTGCTGCTGCTCTATGGTGCCGATCCCAACTACAACTGCACTGATGAGAGGATGATCGCGCGCATCAAGGAGCCCAAGACTCTGTTGGAGATCTGCCTGAGGCACAGCTGCCGGCGTGAGTTCATCAAGCTGCTTCTTGACTTTGGAGCCAATGTGTATTTGCCAAACATCAAGAAGATAGCACCTGGTAGTGAGggcctggagctgctgttgcAGGCAAGAG ctCATCCCAAATCCCTGATGTCTCAGTCTAGGCTGGTGGTGAGACgcatcctgcagcaggctggCCGTGCACACGCCCTCAGAGAGCTGGACATTCCACCAGTGCTGGTGAGCTACCTCCAACATCAGCCTTAG